In candidate division WOR-3 bacterium, the genomic window AATAGAAATAAGAATAAGAGATAAAGGTCTTTGGAATCTTAAAGCCCTTAAAAATTCACACTCGGCAAGATCTATGAAATACTCTTTGTTACATAAGCCAGTAAGTTTATCAACAGTTTCAGATAATCCCGAAAGTCTTTTCCTTAGCTCTTTTAAATCCTTTATAAGTTGCCCCTTTTCTTCCTCTCTATTCATATATTTATTATAGAAAATTTTTCTAATTAGTCAAGGGCTTTCTGGAGAAACATAAATAACTTTTTCTCTTTCTAAAATTACCGTACCCTTTGGCAGTCCCTTACCTCCTCTTACATACCTCCTTTCAGTATAAGAAACAGGAATCACTTTTGAATGTTTAGCCTTGCTAAATTTCGCAGCGTAATAAGCTGCATCATAAATGTCCTCCATAGGGGGATATTTATTTTTATCCTTAACCCTCAAAATTGTGTGTGAGCCAGGTGCATTTTTTACATGGAGAAAAATATCGTAAGGACGAGCATAAGAAAAAGTAAGTTCATGATTAGATTCAGCGCTTTTCCCAACTAACACTTTAAAACCATTTCTTGTCATGAATGTTCTAAACTTATCTGGAATGATCTCTTCTTTCTCCTCCTCAGGTTTTTTATAAAATTTCTCAAATTCTTTTAAATCTTCCGCCTCTTTTAATTTTTCCTTTTTCTTTTTAAGAACCTCTAACTCCTTCTCTAATTCTTTTTTTCTCTTCTCTATAAATTCATCCCTCTTCTTTTCTCTTTTATAAAGATCAAAATACCTTTGTGCATTCTCCTTTACAGAAAGAGAAGGGAAAAGGTCTACCTCTAATTTTCTTCCTAAATAATCAAGGAAAACTTTACCATTAGAAACCTCTATTTTTTTCTCATAAGTTAAAAGGGCTTCTCCAATAAGAAGATAGTTCTCCTTTTTACTTTTATAATTGCTTAATTTTTCAATAATTCCTTCGGCTTTTTCTATTTTTTTCTGAATATTAAATTCTATCTCTTCTTTTACTCTTCTTAATTCTTCTTCTTTCTCCTTTTTCTCAAAATAATATAAAATAGCCTCATTCATACTTCTGAATCTCTCGCCTTTGGGGAGAACAAAAGGTGAAATAACATCTTCAAAAACAGTTGGACCAAACTCTCTATTTGCAAAAGAATCCACAAAATCTATCCCTTTTTCTCTTATTTTATTTATAAATTCCATAGATAATCCAGCTACTTTTTTCTTAGATATTATTGCCTCTATAATATCTTCCTTTTCGGCTGTTAGAATATTTATTACTTCTGGAAGCAAAGGGTAAACATATTCTCCCTCATAAATTCCCTTAAATGACTTAAATATTTTTTCTCCCTCAAAAAACAAACAATCACTTCTCCTTCCAAAGATCTGGAATAGGATTTTAAAATTCTCTTCTAATTCTATAATTAGAATTCTATCTAAACCTACTTGCTCTATTTTCTTTACTTTCTTTCCCTTAAAAAATGAAGAAAAGAAGCCTTCTCCTTTTATTTTCTTTAAAGAAATATATGGAGCATTTGGAGATAAATTTGCCGTTATAGATTTCTTTCCAAAAACGATTGAAATCTCTTTTCCTTTTCTCACAACATCTGTAATCAATAGGTCATTTTCGGGATTAAACTCTTTCAACAGATAATGAAGAACTACTCCTGTAAACATCTCTATTTATTTTTACTTCTACTTCCTAAAAAAGAAAAAATTATTGAAATAAAATAAAGAAAAAAAAGAGGAAAAGCCACAAAAACCATTGTAACCACATCAACGGTTGGAGTTATAATGGCAGCAAAGACCAGGATAAATAATATTCCAAATCTCCAGTTATGGAAAAGCATAAGAGGAGTAATAACACCTAATTTACTTAAAACAAAGAAAAAAACTGGCATTTCAAAAGAAATACCAAAACCAGCTAAAACCCAAAAAACAAAACTAAATAACTTCGTAATAGAAATAAGAGGAACCATAAAATCTGTCTGAAAAGACAAAAGAATTTTTAAAATATAAGGTAAAAATATAAAATAACCTAAGAAAAGCCCTCCATAAAAAAAAACAATAAGAAAAAAGAGAAGAGGTCCTGCAAATCTTCTTTCTTCCTTAGTCAAAGCTGGAACCACAAAAAGATAAAGTTGATGGAGGATTAAAGGCAAAGCGATAACAAAGCCAGCCATAAAACTGAATTTAATTCTAATAAATAAAGCTTCCTGGGGAGCAAAAAAATAGGTCTTACCAACAAGATCTGTAAATAATTTTATAAACTTTCCAGAAAAAGGATAAAAAAAAACGCTTGAAAAAAGAAAAAAACAAATAGATAGAATAAGTCTCTTCCTTAATTCTTCAAGATGGTTCCAAAAATCCTCTTCCATTTCAGGCGATATAATTTATATTCCCCTTTTTATTTATTCTTTCTTTTGGGATCCTTATCCTTATCTTTAGC contains:
- a CDS encoding NFACT RNA binding domain-containing protein is translated as MFTGVVLHYLLKEFNPENDLLITDVVRKGKEISIVFGKKSITANLSPNAPYISLKKIKGEGFFSSFFKGKKVKKIEQVGLDRILIIELEENFKILFQIFGRRSDCLFFEGEKIFKSFKGIYEGEYVYPLLPEVINILTAEKEDIIEAIISKKKVAGLSMEFINKIREKGIDFVDSFANREFGPTVFEDVISPFVLPKGERFRSMNEAILYYFEKKEKEEELRRVKEEIEFNIQKKIEKAEGIIEKLSNYKSKKENYLLIGEALLTYEKKIEVSNGKVFLDYLGRKLEVDLFPSLSVKENAQRYFDLYKREKKRDEFIEKRKKELEKELEVLKKKKEKLKEAEDLKEFEKFYKKPEEEKEEIIPDKFRTFMTRNGFKVLVGKSAESNHELTFSYARPYDIFLHVKNAPGSHTILRVKDKNKYPPMEDIYDAAYYAAKFSKAKHSKVIPVSYTERRYVRGGKGLPKGTVILEREKVIYVSPESP
- the tatC gene encoding twin-arginine translocase subunit TatC; protein product: MEEDFWNHLEELRKRLILSICFFLFSSVFFYPFSGKFIKLFTDLVGKTYFFAPQEALFIRIKFSFMAGFVIALPLILHQLYLFVVPALTKEERRFAGPLLFFLIVFFYGGLFLGYFIFLPYILKILLSFQTDFMVPLISITKLFSFVFWVLAGFGISFEMPVFFFVLSKLGVITPLMLFHNWRFGILFILVFAAIITPTVDVVTMVFVAFPLFFLYFISIIFSFLGSRSKNK